The window AGATCACCCGGCTGGGCCGCGAGGTGTCGGTCGTCGGGCTCGGCTGCTGGCAGCTCGGCGCGGACTGGGGCGAGGTCGACGAGAACGACGCGCTGGCGGTGCTGCACGCGGCGGCCGACGCCGGCGTCACCTTCTTCGACACCGCCGACGTCTACGGCGACGGGCGCAGCGAGCGGCTGGTCGGCCGGTTCCGCGCCGGGCGCCCGGACGTCTTCGTGGCGACGAAGATGGGCCGCCGGGTCGAGCAGGTGCCGGAGAACTACGTCCGCGCGAACTTCCGCGAGTGGAACGACCGGTCGCGCCGCAACCTCGGCGTCGAGACGCTCGACCTGGTGCAGCTGCACTGCCCGCCGACGCCCGTCTACTCGTCGGACGCGGTGTACGACGCCCTCGACGAGCTGGTGTCCGAGGGCCGCATCAAGGCGTACGGCGTGAGCGTCGAGACGGTCTCGGAGGCCCTGACCGCGTTGGCGCGACCGCACGTGGCCTCGGTGCAGATCATCCTGAACTGCCTGCGGCTCAAGCCGCTGGAGCGCGTGCTGCCGGTGGCGGCGGAGGCGGGCGCGGGGATCATCGCGCGGGTGCCGCTGGCGTCCGGCCTGCTGACCGGCCGCTACACGGCTTCGACGACCTTCGCGGCCGACGACCACCGGAACTTCAACCGCCACGGCGAGGCGTTCGACGTCGGCGAGACGTTCTCGGGCGTGCCGTACGAGGTCGGGCTGCAGGCGGTGGAGCGGCTGCGCGGGCTCGTCCCGGAAGGACAGACGCTGGCGCAGTTCGCACTGCGCTGGATCATCGACCAGCCGGGCGTGAGCACAGTCATCCCGGGCGCGCGCAACGCATCGCAGGCCACAGCCAACACCGCGGCGGCCGCGCTCCCGCCGTTGTCCGCCGAAGCGCTGGCGGGGGTCCGCGAAACGTACGACGAGCTCATCCGGCCGCTGGTGCACGATCGCTGGTAGGCCCGGCATGATGGGCCGATGATGACGCCCGAAGAGCTCCTGACGACCACCAGGACCGTGCGCAAGCGCCTCGACCTGAACCGGCCGGTGCCGCTCGACCTGGTGAAGCACTGCGTCCAGGTGGCGCTGCAGGCCCCGAGCGGCTCGAACACCCAGCGCTGGCAGTGGCTGGTGGTCACGGACGCGGACCAGCGGGCGGCCCTTGGGCAGATCTACCGCCGGGCGTGCCACGAGTACCTCGAGTCGCCGGACGCGGCAGGCAAGCAGTTCGCGGACGACCCTTCGCGGGCGCCGGTCCAGAAGCGCGTCGGCGACAGCGTCGCGTACCTGGCCGACCGGATGGGTGACGTCCCGGTGCTGGTGGTGCCGTGCCTGGAGACGGCGTCCGCGGAGCTGCCGGCGGGCAACCAGGCGGACATGTGGGCGTCGCTGCTGCCGGCGGTGTGGAGCTACATGCTGGCGGCGCGGTCGGTGACGCTGGGAACGGCGTGGACGACGCTGCACCTGAAGTACGAGCAGGAGGCGGCGGAGGTGCTGGAGCTGCCGAAGAACGTCCACCAGGCGGCGTTGATCCCGACGGCGTTCTACACGGGCGACACCTTCAGGCCGGCAGCGCGGCAGCCGCTGGAAGAGGTCCTGCACCTCGACCGCTGGTAGCCGCCATGAGGGCCTCCTTGCCGGGGCAGAGGGGGGACGTCGGCAAGGAGGCCGTCACGGCCTTTCGGCGGTCGGGTGGCTCATGCTCCTGGTTCTCGTGTCGGGTCAGCGCACGGTCAAGGTGAGCCGCTGGATGCCCCAGGCGTCGGCCTGCGAGCCGGGCAGCCAGACGTCGACGATGTCGTCCTTGATCCAGCTGCCGATGTCCGCCGCGTAGCACTCGCCGTAGCCGGGCACCGAGAACCTGGTGCCCCACGGGATGTTCCGGGCGTCGACCGCGCAGAAGCCCGGCCCGGCGTTGTAGCCGAGGGCGGTCTGCGCGACGTCGTTGTAGGACGTGACGCGGTAGGTCAGCGTGGTGCCGGCGGGGATGCGGTAGGTCGCCAGCCGGTTGGCGCCGTCGAGGCGGTACGCGGTGGAGATCTGGCCGAGCGAGCCGGGCGAGTTGTCCTCGGCCGTCATCGCGTAGAGCTGGTAGTTCGCGTTCTGGCAGGGGCTCGCGTCGGTGACCGTGAGCGTCGGCTGGCCCCAGTCGCTGATCCACTGCAGGGCCTGGCCGTTGCGGAACGCGCGGTAGGCCTTCGCGCCGGCGACGCGGGCGAAGGTGAAGGTGACCTTGCCGTCGGCGCCCAGGCCGCCGGTCACGGAGCCGGGCGCGGGCAGCCGGTTGCCGACGTCGACGGCGCCGACGAGCGTGCCGGGACCGTGGCCGCCGGTGACCGGGCGGTCCGGGATCGGGCCGGTGTAGAAGTGCTGGCAGGCGGGCAAAGTGGCCGCGGACGCGGCGGGGGCGACCAGAACGCTGCCGGCGGCGAAGGCCGCGAGCGCGAGGACCCTGGCGAAGCGCATGACGGAGAAACCTCCATGGTGGGGACCGGGGTGGAGGTGACGCGGGTGGGAGGTGCGGGTTCGCCGCGCACCTGACGTTAAGTGGCCTGGACCACCCCGTCAATAGGTCTAGACCTTTAAGTTTCCCGCTCCCCCGAACGGCTCAGAGCCAGCGCACCAGGCGGTCGGCGATCGC of the Amycolatopsis sp. NBC_01488 genome contains:
- a CDS encoding nitroreductase family protein is translated as MMTPEELLTTTRTVRKRLDLNRPVPLDLVKHCVQVALQAPSGSNTQRWQWLVVTDADQRAALGQIYRRACHEYLESPDAAGKQFADDPSRAPVQKRVGDSVAYLADRMGDVPVLVVPCLETASAELPAGNQADMWASLLPAVWSYMLAARSVTLGTAWTTLHLKYEQEAAEVLELPKNVHQAALIPTAFYTGDTFRPAARQPLEEVLHLDRW
- a CDS encoding 3D domain-containing protein, producing MRFARVLALAAFAAGSVLVAPAASAATLPACQHFYTGPIPDRPVTGGHGPGTLVGAVDVGNRLPAPGSVTGGLGADGKVTFTFARVAGAKAYRAFRNGQALQWISDWGQPTLTVTDASPCQNANYQLYAMTAEDNSPGSLGQISTAYRLDGANRLATYRIPAGTTLTYRVTSYNDVAQTALGYNAGPGFCAVDARNIPWGTRFSVPGYGECYAADIGSWIKDDIVDVWLPGSQADAWGIQRLTLTVR
- a CDS encoding aldo/keto reductase; this translates as MENRKITRLGREVSVVGLGCWQLGADWGEVDENDALAVLHAAADAGVTFFDTADVYGDGRSERLVGRFRAGRPDVFVATKMGRRVEQVPENYVRANFREWNDRSRRNLGVETLDLVQLHCPPTPVYSSDAVYDALDELVSEGRIKAYGVSVETVSEALTALARPHVASVQIILNCLRLKPLERVLPVAAEAGAGIIARVPLASGLLTGRYTASTTFAADDHRNFNRHGEAFDVGETFSGVPYEVGLQAVERLRGLVPEGQTLAQFALRWIIDQPGVSTVIPGARNASQATANTAAAALPPLSAEALAGVRETYDELIRPLVHDRW